In one Oreochromis aureus strain Israel breed Guangdong linkage group 2, ZZ_aureus, whole genome shotgun sequence genomic region, the following are encoded:
- the LOC116329098 gene encoding uncharacterized protein LOC116329098 isoform X2, which translates to MEAVVGLLLMWLAFSHGVETHCDSRQNGTQCYGALGGTVDIQLMDSTSEIPGYQLLKNLSSILNVRNNTVIFNTIAHRSLVFLSNRTFRINNLSRNDSGNYTLQTFDSDGRSSGVRSLQLFIQAPVSSVLLVSECLSQGEMRVSCSSGGGDSPQYSWTLDGRTLTDAELLSVNNKTNNITLKQHVSGRLVCSVWNSVSNVSEEQKICRFINCTSINGTKILGWVHADRNGLCIKPTTESTPVTTTSVGHLPLIGGVLSALVFFLVVGVAVICAQRKKQNNKPTKPKEEECDQDVTYADVRIMKQQGKPAVQTTQAEVEVEYGQVKFSRRSRHTEPTGDDCMYAKVQRFR; encoded by the exons ATGGAAGCTGTAGTTGGGCTGCTACTGATGTGGCTCGCATTCTCTCATG GTGTGGAAACTCACTGTGATAGCAGACAGAATGGAACTCAGTGTTATGGAGCTTTGGGAGGAACTGTGGACATCCAGCTGATGGACAGCACCTCAGAAATACCTGGATACCAACTGTTAAAAAATTTATCATCAATACTAAATGTCAGGAATAATACGGTTATTTTTAATACCATAGCACACAGGTCTCTCGTTTTTCTCAGTAATCGAACATTTAGGATCAATAACCTGAGCAGGAATGACAGTGGCAATTATACCCTTCAAACCTTTGATTCAGATGGAAGATCATCAGGCGTGCGGTCTTTACAGTTGTTTATTCaag ctCCTGTGTCCTCTGTCCTGCTGGTCTCTGAGTGTCTGTCCCAGGGAGAGATGAGGGTGTCCTGCTCCTCTGGGGGAGGGGACAGTCCTCAGTACAGCTGGACTCTGGATGGACGCACTCTGACAGATGCTGAGCTCCTTTCTGTAAATAATAAGACCAACAACATCACTCTGAAACAGCACGTCTCAGGACGTCTGGTCTGCTCAGTCTGGAACAGCGTCAGTAATGTCTCAGAAGAACAGAAGATCTGTC GTTTCATTAACTGCACCTCAATCAATGGGACAAAGATATTAGGATGGGTGCATGCAGACAGGAATGGCCTGTGTATTAAACCAACAACAGAATCTACCCCAGTCACAACAACTTCTGTGG GACATTTGCCCCTGATCGGTGGTGTTCTCTCAGCACTGGTATTTTTCTTAGTTGTGGGTGTGGCAGTCATCTGTGctcagaggaaaaaacaaaacaacaaacctaCAAAACCAAAAG AGGAGGAATGTGACCAAGATGTAACCTATGCTGATGTCAGGATCATGAAGCAACAGGGGAAGCCAGCGGTGCAAACAACACAGgcggaggtggaggtggagtacggCCAAGTCAAGTTTTCGAGGCGATCTCGGCACACTGAACCAACAGGAGATGATTGTATGTATGCAAAGGTCCAAAGATTCCGGTGA
- the LOC116329098 gene encoding uncharacterized protein LOC116329098 isoform X1, with translation MEAVVGLLLMWLAFSHGVETHCDSRQNGTQCYGALGGTVDIQLMDSTSEIPGYQLLKNLSSILNVRNNTVIFNTIAHRSLVFLSNRTFRINNLSRNDSGNYTLQTFDSDGRSSGVRSLQLFIQAPVSSVLLVSECLSQGEMRVSCSSGGGDSPQYSWTLDGRTLTDAELLSVNNKTNNITLKQHVSGRLVCSVWNSVSNVSEEQKICRFINCTSINGTKILGWVHADRNGLCIKPTTESTPVTTTSVGKETGTVSITQFSNETNSDGRWYIRHLPLIGGVLSALVFFLVVGVAVICAQRKKQNNKPTKPKEEECDQDVTYADVRIMKQQGKPAVQTTQAEVEVEYGQVKFSRRSRHTEPTGDDCMYAKVQRFR, from the exons ATGGAAGCTGTAGTTGGGCTGCTACTGATGTGGCTCGCATTCTCTCATG GTGTGGAAACTCACTGTGATAGCAGACAGAATGGAACTCAGTGTTATGGAGCTTTGGGAGGAACTGTGGACATCCAGCTGATGGACAGCACCTCAGAAATACCTGGATACCAACTGTTAAAAAATTTATCATCAATACTAAATGTCAGGAATAATACGGTTATTTTTAATACCATAGCACACAGGTCTCTCGTTTTTCTCAGTAATCGAACATTTAGGATCAATAACCTGAGCAGGAATGACAGTGGCAATTATACCCTTCAAACCTTTGATTCAGATGGAAGATCATCAGGCGTGCGGTCTTTACAGTTGTTTATTCaag ctCCTGTGTCCTCTGTCCTGCTGGTCTCTGAGTGTCTGTCCCAGGGAGAGATGAGGGTGTCCTGCTCCTCTGGGGGAGGGGACAGTCCTCAGTACAGCTGGACTCTGGATGGACGCACTCTGACAGATGCTGAGCTCCTTTCTGTAAATAATAAGACCAACAACATCACTCTGAAACAGCACGTCTCAGGACGTCTGGTCTGCTCAGTCTGGAACAGCGTCAGTAATGTCTCAGAAGAACAGAAGATCTGTC GTTTCATTAACTGCACCTCAATCAATGGGACAAAGATATTAGGATGGGTGCATGCAGACAGGAATGGCCTGTGTATTAAACCAACAACAGAATCTACCCCAGTCACAACAACTTCTGTGGGTAAGGAGACTGGCACAGTGTCAATTACACAATTCAGCAATGAAACCAACAGTGATGGCCGATGGTACATTA GACATTTGCCCCTGATCGGTGGTGTTCTCTCAGCACTGGTATTTTTCTTAGTTGTGGGTGTGGCAGTCATCTGTGctcagaggaaaaaacaaaacaacaaacctaCAAAACCAAAAG AGGAGGAATGTGACCAAGATGTAACCTATGCTGATGTCAGGATCATGAAGCAACAGGGGAAGCCAGCGGTGCAAACAACACAGgcggaggtggaggtggagtacggCCAAGTCAAGTTTTCGAGGCGATCTCGGCACACTGAACCAACAGGAGATGATTGTATGTATGCAAAGGTCCAAAGATTCCGGTGA
- the cdx1a gene encoding homeobox protein CDX-1, with protein sequence MKTEPAEDKLGGLTCSWRFDFSRSSRDSPYLSSEDTGMYPSSASIRQTAQALSLNSQYIPPPYDFPSYHHHVPGVGDLSASTWNPLYAPREEYPYSFPGSSPNTAQVNFTYPDLSNAPSAAGGGSFTPYNFISGQDPLIPRKRPQEPVKQTASGGKTRTKDKYRVVYTDHQRMELEKEFQFNRYITMRRKSELSMALSLSERQVKIWFQNRRAKERKINRKKLQHSQQASTTTPTPPVLCAHSDTHNPASPSRNILSDAVSEEY encoded by the exons ATGAAAACAGAGCCTGCTGAAGATAAACTCGGGGGCCTAACATGCTCTTGGAGGTTTGATTTTTCCAGGTCTTCCAGAGATTCACCCTACCTGTCGAGCGAGGATACCGGGATGTACCCCAGCTCTGCTTCTATCAGACAAACGGCTCAGGCACTGTCACTGAACAGTCAGTACATTCCGCCTCCGTATGATTTCCCTAGCTACCACCATCACGTCCCGGGAGTCGGTGATTTGTCGGCAAGTACCTGGAACCCCCTTTACGCGCCCCGGGAGGAGTACCCATACAGCTTCCCGGGGTCAAGCCCCAACACCGCGCAGGTCAACTTCACCTACCCGGATCTGAGCAACGCTCCTTCCGCCGCTGGAGGGGGATCGTTCACCCCTTACAACTTCATCTCTGGACAGGATCCCCTCATTCCCAGGAAAAGACCACAGGAGCCCGTTAAACAAACAGCTTCAG GTGGGAAGACTCGCACTAAGGACAAGTACAGGGTGGTGTACACTGACCACCAAAGGATGGAGCTTGAGAAAGAGTTTCAGTTCAACCGCTATATCACAATGAGAAGGAAGTCAGAGCTGTCAATGGCACTCAGCCTTTCCGAGAGGCAG GTGAAGATCTGGTTTCAGAACAGACGTGCCAAGGAGAGGAAGATCAACAGGAAGAAGTTGCAGCATTCCCAGCAGGCCTCAACAACCACACCCACCCCACCTGTACTGTGTGCACACAGTGACACTCACAACCCCGCGAGCCCCAGCAGGAACATTTTGTCAGACGCAGTATCGGAGGAGTACTAG